In Prevotella sp. oral taxon 475, one DNA window encodes the following:
- the purE gene encoding 5-(carboxyamino)imidazole ribonucleotide mutase: MTPLVSVIMGSTSDLPVMEKACQFLNDLQIPFEVNALSAHRTPDAVEAFAKGAQARGIKVIIAAAGMAAALPGVVAASTTLPVIGVPIKGMLDGLDALLSIVQMPPGIPVATVGVNGALNAAVLATEMLALTNEDVAQRLAEYKSTLGRKIEKANRELSEVKYAFKTN, from the coding sequence ATGACTCCATTAGTTAGCGTTATCATGGGTAGCACGAGCGACCTTCCGGTGATGGAAAAGGCGTGCCAGTTTTTAAACGATCTACAAATCCCCTTCGAGGTGAATGCGCTTAGTGCGCATCGCACGCCCGATGCCGTAGAAGCCTTTGCCAAAGGGGCTCAAGCGCGTGGCATCAAGGTGATCATCGCGGCGGCAGGAATGGCTGCTGCTCTGCCTGGCGTTGTGGCGGCATCGACCACATTGCCCGTTATCGGCGTGCCCATCAAGGGTATGCTCGACGGATTGGATGCGCTGCTCTCGATCGTCCAGATGCCGCCGGGCATCCCCGTGGCCACCGTTGGGGTGAACGGAGCACTGAATGCGGCCGTCTTGGCAACGGAAATGCTGGCTCTCACGAACGAGGATGTGGCGCAAAGACTGGCCGAGTATAAGTCGACCTTGGGCCGCAAAATCGAAAAAGCCAACCGAGAGCTCTCTGAAGTGAAGTATGCCTTTAAAACGAACTGA
- a CDS encoding phosphatase PAP2 family protein: MKEKNIILAARVMSVLFTPFYLPIVGLIALFAFSYMALLPWTYKLEVLLLVYIATIFIPTVLIHLYRRYQGWTLIELGARERRMVPYVISILCYFGCYYLMTVLQIPRFMGRILVAALIVQVLCAIINVWWKISTHTAAIGGVAGALMAFAFLFMFNPVWWLCLVFIIGGMVGTSRMILRQHSLWQVVAGFLVGMVSAFVAI, encoded by the coding sequence ATGAAAGAGAAGAATATCATATTGGCTGCAAGGGTGATGAGCGTTTTGTTCACACCGTTCTACCTGCCCATCGTGGGACTGATTGCGCTGTTTGCCTTCAGCTACATGGCGTTGTTGCCCTGGACTTACAAGCTGGAAGTGCTACTACTGGTGTATATTGCTACGATTTTCATTCCTACGGTGCTCATCCATCTCTACCGCCGTTACCAGGGATGGACGCTCATCGAGCTGGGTGCCAGAGAACGACGGATGGTGCCTTACGTGATCTCCATTCTGTGTTACTTCGGCTGTTACTACCTCATGACGGTGTTGCAAATCCCCCGATTCATGGGAAGGATCCTGGTGGCGGCACTCATCGTTCAAGTATTGTGCGCCATCATCAACGTTTGGTGGAAGATTTCCACACATACGGCTGCCATTGGCGGAGTGGCGGGCGCACTGATGGCCTTTGCTTTCCTCTTTATGTTCAACCCCGTGTGGTGGCTTTGCTTGGTGTTCATCATCGGAGGAATGGTGGGAACGAGCCGAATGATTCTGCGTCAACACTCGCTTTGGCAGGTGGTGGCGGGATTTCTCGTGGGGATGGTCAGTGCGTTTGTGGCGATATAG
- the rpoN gene encoding RNA polymerase factor sigma-54, whose amino-acid sequence MSQKLIQTQTQKLAQVQRLSQQQMLQVRLLEMPLTELEQSIQAELDDNPALETETTDLPETNPYEETAAEETGAEEDFDRQTEREEREQALDAALENIGRDDEMPETYTRENHNNAEYEEIVYGDTTSFYDKLKEQVSETHLSDLQKEVMEYLIGSLDDDGLLRKDLDTIADELAIYHDIDLQPEAIAQVLAILQTFDPAGIGARSLQECLLIQIGRKPESWLRETMQRVIETCFDAFTKKHWDVIQTELQLSDVQVATVQEEIRKLNPKPGSAMGETQGRNLQQITPDFIVDTDENGKVSFYLNRGNIPSLRVSPSFADMVDTYKRHKEGMNRGEKEALLYAKEKVDKAQGYIEAIRQRRQTLRTTMQAIIDIQHKFFTDGDEADLQPMILKDIADRTGLDISTISRVSNIKYAQTKWGTFPLRFFFTDAYTTGDGEELSTRKIKIALREIIEAENKKKPLSDDLLKEALTKKGFPIARRTVAKYREQLGIPVARLRKK is encoded by the coding sequence ATGTCTCAAAAACTCATACAGACACAAACGCAGAAGCTGGCACAGGTGCAGCGACTCTCACAACAACAAATGTTGCAAGTGAGACTCTTGGAGATGCCCCTCACCGAACTGGAACAAAGCATTCAGGCCGAACTCGACGACAATCCGGCCCTGGAAACCGAAACGACCGACCTGCCGGAGACCAATCCGTATGAGGAGACCGCTGCCGAAGAGACCGGCGCAGAGGAGGACTTCGACCGGCAAACCGAACGCGAGGAACGGGAACAAGCCCTCGATGCTGCCTTAGAAAACATCGGGCGAGACGACGAAATGCCCGAAACCTATACACGAGAAAACCACAACAATGCCGAATACGAGGAGATTGTCTATGGCGACACGACTTCGTTTTACGACAAACTCAAAGAGCAGGTGAGCGAAACCCATCTCTCCGATCTTCAGAAAGAGGTGATGGAATATCTCATCGGATCGTTAGACGATGACGGATTGCTGCGAAAAGATCTCGATACGATTGCCGACGAATTGGCCATTTATCACGACATCGACCTCCAACCGGAGGCCATCGCCCAGGTGTTGGCCATCTTACAAACGTTCGACCCAGCTGGCATCGGCGCGCGCTCGCTGCAAGAGTGCCTGCTGATACAAATCGGGAGGAAGCCCGAGAGTTGGCTGCGAGAGACGATGCAAAGGGTGATAGAAACGTGTTTCGACGCTTTTACAAAGAAACATTGGGACGTGATTCAAACCGAACTGCAACTCTCCGACGTGCAAGTGGCAACGGTGCAGGAGGAGATTAGAAAGCTGAACCCGAAGCCGGGCTCGGCAATGGGCGAGACGCAGGGCCGAAATCTGCAACAAATCACACCCGACTTCATCGTCGATACCGACGAAAATGGGAAGGTGTCGTTCTACCTTAACCGCGGGAATATTCCGTCGTTGCGCGTCTCTCCCTCGTTTGCCGACATGGTCGATACCTACAAACGCCACAAAGAGGGCATGAACCGGGGGGAGAAAGAGGCCCTGCTGTATGCCAAAGAGAAGGTGGACAAGGCGCAAGGATATATCGAGGCCATACGACAACGCCGCCAAACGTTGCGCACCACGATGCAGGCCATCATCGACATTCAACACAAATTCTTTACCGATGGCGATGAGGCCGACCTGCAACCGATGATTCTCAAAGACATTGCCGACCGAACGGGACTGGACATCTCGACCATTTCGCGCGTGAGCAATATCAAATACGCGCAAACGAAGTGGGGAACGTTCCCCCTGCGCTTCTTCTTTACCGATGCGTACACCACAGGCGACGGCGAAGAACTCTCCACTCGGAAAATCAAAATCGCTCTCCGAGAGATCATCGAGGCCGAAAATAAAAAGAAACCTTTGAGCGACGACCTTCTCAAAGAGGCCCTGACGAAGAAGGGATTCCCCATTGCACGCCGCACCGTGGCCAAATATCGCGAGCAACTGGGCATTCCCGTGGCCCGATTACGCAAGAAATAG
- the metK gene encoding methionine adenosyltransferase, with amino-acid sequence MAYLFSSESVSEGHPDKVSDQISDALVDQFLAYDDEAHCAIETFVTTGQVVIMGEVRSQAYIDLQTVARNTIKKIGYTKSEYQFDGDSCGVLTAIHEQSDDINRGVSRAVEEEQGAGDQGMMFGYATNETENYMPVSLDLSHLLMKTLADIRKEGREMTYLRPDSKSQVTVEYSDQGEPLRIDTIVVSTQHDDFDSDDTRMLAKIKEDVMAILMPRVKAQISSERVLALFNDDIKYFVNPTGKFVIGGPHGDTGLTGRKIIVDTYGGKGAHGGGAFSGKDPSKVDRSAAYAARHIAKNMVAAGVADEMLVQVSYAIGVAEPVNIYVNTYGRSNVKLTDGEIARKVAEMFDLRPKAIEQTLKLRQPIYFETAAYGHMGRKNEVVEKTFTSRYHETKVMKVELFTWEKLDRVEDIKRAFAGLMR; translated from the coding sequence ATGGCTTATTTATTTTCATCAGAATCAGTTTCTGAAGGACACCCCGATAAAGTATCCGATCAGATTTCGGACGCACTCGTAGACCAATTCCTGGCTTACGACGACGAGGCGCACTGCGCCATCGAGACATTTGTCACCACCGGACAGGTGGTTATCATGGGCGAGGTGCGCTCGCAGGCCTATATCGACTTGCAAACCGTGGCGCGTAACACCATCAAGAAGATTGGCTATACGAAGTCGGAATACCAATTTGACGGCGACTCCTGCGGCGTTCTCACCGCCATTCACGAGCAAAGCGATGACATCAACCGGGGCGTGAGCCGCGCCGTTGAGGAAGAACAGGGAGCCGGAGACCAAGGGATGATGTTCGGCTATGCCACCAACGAGACGGAGAACTATATGCCTGTGTCGCTCGATCTCTCGCATCTGCTCATGAAAACCCTGGCCGATATTCGCAAAGAGGGTAGGGAAATGACCTATCTGCGGCCCGACTCGAAAAGTCAGGTAACGGTGGAATACTCCGACCAGGGCGAGCCCCTGCGCATCGATACCATCGTGGTGAGCACGCAGCACGACGACTTCGACAGCGACGACACTCGCATGCTGGCCAAAATCAAAGAAGATGTGATGGCTATCTTGATGCCGCGGGTGAAAGCACAAATCAGTAGCGAGCGGGTGTTGGCCCTGTTCAACGACGACATCAAATACTTTGTCAACCCCACAGGCAAGTTTGTTATCGGTGGTCCGCACGGAGATACGGGGCTTACAGGCCGGAAAATCATCGTCGATACCTATGGCGGTAAGGGTGCACACGGGGGCGGAGCCTTCTCGGGAAAAGACCCCAGTAAGGTGGATCGCTCGGCTGCCTACGCCGCACGGCATATCGCTAAGAATATGGTGGCTGCGGGTGTGGCCGACGAAATGCTGGTGCAGGTGAGTTATGCCATCGGCGTGGCAGAGCCGGTGAACATCTATGTGAACACTTATGGACGCAGCAACGTGAAGCTGACCGATGGAGAAATAGCCCGGAAAGTGGCCGAGATGTTCGACCTCCGACCCAAAGCCATCGAGCAAACCCTGAAACTGCGCCAGCCCATCTACTTCGAAACGGCTGCCTATGGACACATGGGCCGGAAGAACGAGGTGGTGGAAAAGACTTTCACCAGTCGTTATCATGAAACGAAGGTGATGAAGGTGGAGCTCTTTACCTGGGAAAAACTCGACCGGGTGGAGGACATCAAACGGGCGTTTGCCGGGTTGATGAGGTAG